CGATCGCTCCTTCCAAATCGCAGTTGAGTACCGCGATTTACGCAACGAAGATAAAGCGGTGGAATTGTTGGAGGAAATTCAGGGGTTGATATTTGGCTTTTGCCCTTGTGTTCAAGGTGTTACGGGCGAATTTTATTTGGGAAGTGACAGATTTATTCGTAACGACAACGGTGTTTATTTTTACGCAGTGACTTTTAATATTTCAACTCATATCAAAAGGTAGTTTATGGTAAATGCTCAATATGGCTTAAGAACATGGACGCGGTTAGGCATTAGTCGTTACGCGACTATTTCAGGCGAACGTGTCAAAATCCCGATGGGTGTAATTACAGCCCCTGG
The sequence above is drawn from the Aulosira sp. FACHB-615 genome and encodes:
- a CDS encoding Gp37 family protein, with the translated sequence MLKEIKQAIIAQLQPLSDRARIFADDTEGEAGSNSQVRHDYIIRVSYAGGTFTPPTTTTRVAFQQGDRSFQIAVEYRDLRNEDKAVELLEEIQGLIFGFCPCVQGVTGEFYLGSDRFIRNDNGVYFYAVTFNISTHIKR